A stretch of Telopea speciosissima isolate NSW1024214 ecotype Mountain lineage chromosome 11, Tspe_v1, whole genome shotgun sequence DNA encodes these proteins:
- the LOC122645500 gene encoding HMG-Y-related protein A-like produces the protein MATVEVNKPSSLPPYSEMIFAAIAALNDKNGSNKSAISKYIESQYGDLPAHSDLLSLHLNKMKESGELILVKNNYMRPNPNAPPKRGRGRPPKPKAPLPPGHVPPPPRPRGRPPKPKDPNAVATPKVSSGKPRGRPPKMARSAGAPTTTTTGSPRPRGRPPKVKTQFASAGFD, from the exons ATGGCTACGGTAGAGGTGAATAAACCTTCATCACTCCCTCCGTACTCAGAG ATGATATTTGCAGCGATCGCAGCCTTGAACGACAAGAATGGTTCGAACAAGTCGGCGATATCAAAGTACATAGAATCTCAGTATGGGGATCTTCCGGCACACTCAGATTTGTTGTCGCTTCACCTGAACAAGATGAAGGAAAGTGGTGAGCTCATCCTGGTCAAGAACAACTACATGCGGCCTAATCCTAATGCTCCTCCAAAGCGTGGCCGTGGTCGTCCGCCGAAGCCTAAAGCTCCTTTGCCGCCTGGACATGTTCCTCCGCCGCCGAGACCAAGGGGTCGTCCGCCCAAGCCCAAAGACCCTAACGCGGTTGCAACACCTAAGGTTTCTTCTGGGAAGCCTCGTGGAAGACCACCCAAGATGGCCAGATCGGCTGGTGCTCCGACGACGACGACAACTGGGTCTCCTAGACCTCGTGGAAGACCCCCTAAGGTGAAAACACAATTTGCTTCGGCGGGTTTTGATTAA